GGAGCAGCAACGGGTCTCCATTGCCAGGGCGATTGTCAAGAATCCAAAGCTGCTGCTTTGCGACGAGCCAACCGGGGCACTTGATTATGATACCTCCCGCAGCATCTTGCGGCTCTTGCAGCAGGTAAACCAAAAATACGGTACCACCATTTTGATGATCACCCACAATGCCGCGATTGCCGCCATGGCGAACCGGGTATTTAAGCTTAGAAGCGGGGAAATCGTGGAAGAAACGGTGAATCAGACGATTGTTCCGGCGGAAAGGATTGAATGGTAATGGTGATTAATAAAAGAATCAAGCGCGTTTTCCTCGAGAACAAAGCGCAGTATCTCAGCTCCATTCTCCTGATTATTTTTTAGCTGCCTTCTGTTTACAGCCATGGTTTTGGTTGGCGCTAATTTAAAGCAGCTGACGAATGAATTTGAAAACAGATGCGTGCAGGAAGATGCCTCCTTTACAACAGAGAAAAGCATTGACAATTTACCGGAGCTTGAGTCGGCGGCAGACGCAGTGATTGAAGAGGGCAAAACTTTCGACTACACATTATCGGAAGGGAAAACACTGCGCATTTTCAGCAAGAATGACAGGGTCAATATCCCGGCCATCATTGAGGGGAAAGAATTAAGCGGCAGCGGTGATATACTGCTGAACCCGGCTTTTGCTGCCGCACATGACTATAAAATCGGCGATGTACTGACGATATTGGATAAACAGTTTACGGTTGCCGGATTTATGGCGCTGCCGAATTATATTTATCCACTGAAATCGGAAACGGACATCATGTATTCGCCACAGAACTTCGGCATCGCAGTCATAAGCCGCGAGGACTTCACTGCACTCGGTAAAGGAAGCAATTTCTATGCGGTGAAGTTTAACCATCCTGAAGAGCGCCCGCGCGCTCAGTCGGCAAAATTCATAGCGCTGCTTAAAAGCCGCGGCATTGGCATCACACAATGGACGGATATCGGCGGTAATAGTCGGGTTCGATCTGTCACAATGAAAAATGACTCCATCAATCTTAATAGTAAGGTTGTACCTACCGTGACTTTATTGTTGGCCACTATTTTACTCAGCAACGTTATTGGGCGGCTAATCAAGCGCGAATCAGTGATCGCCGGCGCATTGTATGCGTTAGGGTATAAAAGAAAGGAAATCTATCGCCATTATTTGAAATTCCCGCTTATGATCGCCGTAATCGGAGGTGTCCTTGGGACCATCCTTGGGCTATTTATCGTACGTCCCGGGCTGTTGTTTTTACTTGGTTACTTCTATATACCGCTGACTGGAATCGACTATAGCCCGACCGTAATGATCATAAGCCTTCTCCTTCCCGCTTTATTCCTTGGATTAAGCGGCTGGTTTGTGATACGGAGAGAGCTCAAACATTCGCCCGTCGAGCTGATGAAAGGGGATCAAGAAAAGAGCAAGGTCAATTTCCTGGAGCGTATGTTTAAGCTCGAAAAACTCAAATTCGCTGCCAAGTTCAAAATCCGGAAACAACTCCGCAGCTTATCCCGGCTCGCCTTGCTGCTCACCGGTTGCGCCGCGGCGACAGTGCTTCTGCTCTACGGTTTTTTCCTTAAAAGTTCTATGGATTATCTCCTTACCAGCAGCCTGAAAGGCGCGTACAATTTCCAGTACGAGTATTGGTTCAAAAGCCCGCGCACCGAACCGGCGCCGCCAGGCTCCGAACCTTTCTCGGGATCGAAATTTCTGCCGGTGGGTGAAGATAATAGAGATTTTTACGTCGTCGGTGT
The Hydrogenispora ethanolica genome window above contains:
- a CDS encoding ABC transporter permease — its product is MVLVGANLKQLTNEFENRCVQEDASFTTEKSIDNLPELESAADAVIEEGKTFDYTLSEGKTLRIFSKNDRVNIPAIIEGKELSGSGDILLNPAFAAAHDYKIGDVLTILDKQFTVAGFMALPNYIYPLKSETDIMYSPQNFGIAVISREDFTALGKGSNFYAVKFNHPEERPRAQSAKFIALLKSRGIGITQWTDIGGNSRVRSVTMKNDSINLNSKVVPTVTLLLATILLSNVIGRLIKRESVIAGALYALGYKRKEIYRHYLKFPLMIAVIGGVLGTILGLFIVRPGLLFLLGYFYIPLTGIDYSPTVMIISLLLPALFLGLSGWFVIRRELKHSPVELMKGDQEKSKVNFLERMFKLEKLKFAAKFKIRKQLRSLSRLALLLTGCAAATVLLLYGFFLKSSMDYLLTSSLKGAYNFQYEYWFKSPRTEPAPPGSEPFSGSKFLPVGEDNRDFYVVGVLPDSKLYTLVDESGARLSMNQVILTKPIAEQLKVKQGDTVNIVRKADYQEFSLKVDSIANAYNRFIFMPLAEYNEKFGMPEGSYTGLGSNKLLDIPENQPYGVVSIEDKAAAVRGSMAPVAALIVFVSVVAFIIGMMIIYVVTSMIIEENKSTISLMKIFGYRKKEVNFLILNSSTMVVVIGYVIGIPLSFAAMGGLMKALENSVTFSMPVMIDPLYMGVGFAVVMLSYELSKLLCRKKINAVSMSEALKAGTE